In one Sebastes umbrosus isolate fSebUmb1 chromosome 13, fSebUmb1.pri, whole genome shotgun sequence genomic region, the following are encoded:
- the LOC119500628 gene encoding helix-loop-helix protein 13 gives MDQNFQFQTQLDSFLLDYTTAGGQLSPWSSFGSQSMFPDAQLTFTDLDVQSPGADVCTEGDSSSMDDPLEGSQRRARRMLAQPPFKVQRHAANIRERKRMLSINSAFEELRCHVPTFPYEKRLSKIDTLRLAIAYIALLREILLSGCDPKSYVDECMKNGYKNQTNAIWNTSDLTARLSWIKWD, from the exons ATGGACCAAAACTTCCAGTTCCAGACCCAGCTGGACTCCTTCCTGCTGGACTACACCACAGCCGGAGGACAGCTGTCTCCCTGGTCCTCCTTCGGCAGTCAGTCCATGTTCCCGGACGCACAGCTGACCTTCACCGACCTGGACGTGCAGTCTCCGGGTGCGGACGTCTGTACCGAGGGGGACAGCTCGTCCATGGATGATCCTCTGGAGGGGTCCCAGCGCCGGGCCCGGAGGATGCTGGCCCAGCCGCCCTTCAAGGTGCAGAGACACGCCGCCAACATccgggagaggaagaggatgctGAGCATCAACTCAGCCTTCGAGGAGCTGCGATGCCACGTGCCGACCTTTCCCTACGAGAAGCGGCTGTCCAAGATCGACACGCTGCGGCTGGCCATAGCCTACATCGCCCTGCTCAGAGAGATCCTACTGTCAGGATGCGACCCCAAGTCCTACGTGGACGAGTGCATGAAGAACGGCTACAAGAACCAGACCAACGCCATCTGGAACACCAGCG ATCTGACAGCCCGCCTCTCTTGGATAAAGTGGGATTAA